In the genome of Saccharomyces paradoxus chromosome VI, complete sequence, the window GTCGTACTTTGTTGGTTGCTCTGCTTTAAATGTGGCCGCATTTGGGAAGACCATTTTAAGGTTCATTACGTTTGATAAGCTATGCCACTCCCTGAATAATAAcattgataataatgataatttcCAAAGACTGACCGGTCCTAACCTTCTAATTGCTGGTACACTGACAGGCATAGTAGAAAGTTTGTTTATTATCCCTTTCGAAAACATAAAGACCACTATGATTCAATCGGCGATGATCGATAATAAGAAGTTGCAAAAAGCTCAACCTGAAGCTAGCGCAAAGGCAACTTTCCATAAGGCGGCGACCAAGGCTACTCCTGTGGCTCGTATCGAGAGGCTACTTCCCGCAGTCAAACACATGTATCAAACAAGAGGCCTTGCCGCATTCGTCCAGGGAACAACGCCCACTATATTCAGACAGATAGCCAACACTTCTATTCAATTCACTGCGTACACAGCATTTAAACGGTTGCTGCAAGGAAGAAACGACAAGGCATCCTCAGCAATAACGGGGTTGGCCACCTCTTTTACACTTGTGGCAATGACTCAACCCATTGATGTCGTAAAGACAAGAATGATGAGTCAAAATGCCAAAActgaatacaaaaatacGTTAAATTGTATGTATAGAATATTTGTTCAAGAAGGCATGGCCACATTCTGGAAGGGCTCCATTTTTAGATTCATGAAAGTCGGTATCTCGGGTGGCTTAACGTTCACTGTTTATGAACAGGTTAGTTTGTTGCTGGGCTTCTCCTCCAGGTCTTGATAATATGTGAATCTCAACTCCTTTCTGTACATACATTTTCCTTGCTATttaattatttttctaCGGTATTCTTTAAAACAAGTAACTTTCAATCCTCGATTGAAGTTCTAGAGGAAGCAATTCGTGCGCGAGTTCGAACATATCATCAACGTTATTGATAACACCCATATCAATAAATGAATCTACAAGATCCTGTTTTTGCAAGGTGCCGATTCTTTGTTTTAAAAAATCCATTATATTTAAAGACTCTTCCTGCATAGTAGACCACGTTTGTTTCGGTAATATTATTTCATTctcattcaaaaattgccTTGTAAGGTGCTTTAAATCCATTATCTGTAGCGGTTTTACAGAAGAACGCCTCACTGCCGGGATATTTAAACGCTCAGGATCATTGCCTATGTCATCCAAATCGTCGTCACTGGCATTTGTTAACAAATATTCTTCGTTTTCcacctcttcttctacttcCTTTTTGTCGTCGCTTGGTAACACTTCAGATAGTGCTTCTTCCTGTTGCGTTGTAGAAGTTGGTTCCGGATCACGTACTGGCGGTTCATCTTTTTGATCCATTCCAATGCCTGGCAATGTATCCAAAACGTCCATAGAGATATTGTTAGCATTATCCGAAGAGTATACTATCGACTCATCTTCGTGTCCTGTCATGGGAGC includes:
- the MRX20 gene encoding Mrx20p (mitochondrial transport protein~similar to YFR045W) produces the protein MANQNSDLYKQITAGSVAAVFQTTMTYPFEYLKTGLQLQPKGTAFEIILPQIKSYFVGCSALNVAAFGKTILRFITFDKLCHSLNNNIDNNDNFQRLTGPNLLIAGTLTGIVESLFIIPFENIKTTMIQSAMIDNKKLQKAQPEASAKATFHKAATKATPVARIERLLPAVKHMYQTRGLAAFVQGTTPTIFRQIANTSIQFTAYTAFKRLLQGRNDKASSAITGLATSFTLVAMTQPIDVVKTRMMSQNAKTEYKNTLNCMYRIFVQEGMATFWKGSIFRFMKVGISGGLTFTVYEQVSLLLGFSSRS
- the CNN1 gene encoding centromere-binding protein CNN1 (Kinetochore protein~similar to YFR046C), with product MSTPRKTAGENEDTEVSEIRTPFRERALEEQRLKDEILIRNTPGYRKLLSASTKSHDILNKDPDEVRSFLQDLSQVLARKSQGNDTKTDKTQARNLIGELTYEENRVEEDEFLQSRNENTTDNSINDETQAGYTSLSQTVFAQLQERDKGLKSRKIDPIIIQDAPMTGHEDESIVYSSDNANNISMDVLDTLPGIGMDQKDEPPVRDPEPTSTTQQEEALSEVLPSDDKKEVEEEVENEEYLLTNASDDDLDDIGNDPERLNIPAVRRSSVKPLQIMDLKHLTRQFLNENEIILPKQTWSTMQEESLNIMDFLKQRIGTLQKQDLVDSFIDMGVINNVDDMFELAHELLPLELQSRIESYLF